The sequence below is a genomic window from Candidatus Methylomirabilota bacterium.
CCCGGTACGGACAGCACGCGAATCCTCACCGGAATCACGCCGGGACCGACGACACCCAGTAGCTTCCCGGCGGCGTAGGAGAGATCGAGGATGCGCTTGTCCTCGTCCTTGAACGGTCCCCTATCGTTGATCCGGACCTCGACCGAGCTGCCATCCACCAAGCTCTCGACGCGCACCCTCGTCCCGAAGGGCAGCGTGCGATGCGCGGCGGTCATCTGGTTCATGTCGTAGACCTCGCCGCTCGCCGCCTTACGACCGTGATAGGGGTGGCCGTACCACGAGGCGTCGCCGGTCTGCTCATAGCCTGGAGCAATGGGTGCGGTCGACGTGGAGGGCGGCGGCGTGGGCGCGGGCCGCGCGGGCGCGGTGGCGACGCGGGACGTCGCACACGCGGAAAGGAGGAGGAGCGCCCCAATGATCAGGCCGAGCCGGACGCTCTGCCTCAGCGGCATGGCTCAGCATACCCCGAAGTCCCCGCCGGCAATGCATTCGAGGAAGCGTAGTATGGTGGCCGGCGCCGTTCCGATGCCCACCGCCCAGGTCGACACGCGCAGCGTGTATCGCCCCGTACGCGAGCTCTCCCTGCTCGCCCTGTCCCAGGTCATGGCGATGACGCTCTGGTTCTCCGCCACCGCCGTGCTGCCGGCGCTGATCGCCGCCTGGTCGCTGTCGGCGACCGGCGCCGCCTGGCTCACCGCCGCGGTGCAGCTGGGCTTCGTGGTCGGGGCCCTGGGCTCGGCCGTCTTCAATCTCCCCGACGTGCTCCCGCCGCGCCGGATGCTGGCGCTCTCCGCCGTGGCCGGCGCGCTTGTCAATCTGGCCGTGGCCTGGCTCGCCGACGGCATCGGCGCCGCGCTCGTGCTCCGCTTCCTCACGGGGGTGTGCCTGGCGGGGGTGTATCCGCCGGGCATGAAGATCGCGGCGGGCCATTCGAGCGGCCGCGGGCGCGGCCTCGCCATCGGCGTGCTCGTGGGCGCCCTCACCCTCGGCAGCGCCGCACCGCACCTGGTCGCGGGCCTGCTCGACGCGCGCGGGCTCTCGTACCCGCTCGTGCTCACCGTCTCGAGCGCGCTCGCCCTCATGGGCGCGGGGATCGTGGGGGGGCTGATGCACGACGGGCCCTATGCGCCGCCGCCCGCGCCGTTCGACCCGCGCCAGCTGGGCCGCGTGCTGCAGAACCGCGCAGTGCTCCTCGCCAACCTCGGCTACTTCGGCCACATGTGGGAGCTCTACGCGGTCTGGGCCTGGCTGGCGGTGTTCCTCGCCTCCGCGGTAGGGCCGGGGCATCCCCGCACGCCCCGGCTGGCCGCCTTCGTCATCATCGGCGTGGCCGGCGCCGCCGGCGCGGTCCTCGGCGGCTGGCTCGCGGATCGCATCGGCCGCACCACCGTGACGATCGGGGCGATGGCGATCTCGGGCGCCTGCTGCGTGCTCAGCGTATGGGCCTATGCCGCGCCGCTCGGGCTCCTGCTCGCCTTCGGCATCGTCTGGGGCGCCAGCGTGATCGCGGACTCGGCCCAGTTCTCGGCATCGGTCACCGAGCTCTCCCAGCCCGCCTACATGGGCACCGCGATCACGCTCCAGACCAGCCTCGGGTTCGCGCTCACCCTGGTGACGATCTGGAGCCTGCCGCTCCTCGCGCAGCACGTTGGCTGGCGCTATGTCTTTCTCGCGCTCGCCCCGGGCCCCTTCTTCGGCTGCTGGGCCATGGCCGCCCTGCGTCGCCGGCCCGAGGCGACCCGCCTGGCCGGCGGGCGCCGCTAAGTCTCGGTCCCGCCACCCTTCCTGAGCCGCCGGCCCCGCCTGACCCCTCCCCGACATCCGGCGATCCCCGTCCGCCCGTAGCAACGGGTGGAAAGGAGGAAGGACCATGACGGGCTGGAAGACCTGGACAGTCGCGACGCTGGCGGCGTGGGGGCTCGGTGTGCTCGACGCGCCGCTCCCCCCGGGCACCCCGAGCGCCGAGGGCGCCGACGGCGCGGTCGAAATCCGCATCTTCTCCTTCAAGCCGTCGCCGCTCAGCGTGCCGAAGGGAACCACGGTGACCTGGACGAACGGCGACGACATCACGCACACCGTCACATCGGGCGCCCCGGGGAAGAAGGACGCGCGCTTCGAGGGACGCCTCGCCGGCAAGGGCACGACGTTCGCCCACACCTTCAGCGAGCCGGGCACCTATCAGTATCACTGCGAGCGGCATCAGGCCATGACGGGCGAGATCGTCGTCAAGTAACGCACGCAAGCGACCACGCACCACGCACAGGAGGACACATCATGAATCGCAGAACCTGGATTCGCGCTATCGGAGCGGCCCTGCTGGCCGCCGTCGTCGGGGTCACGACACCCGCGCTGGCGGCGCACGGCAGCGCGAGCGCCTCGGATCTCCGCACGGGCTACAACGCCCTCCTCGCCGAGCACGTGTTCCTCGCCGCCGCCGCGACCAATGCGGCGCTCGGCGGACGGCAGGCGGAGTTCGAGGCGGCCGCCGCCGCGCTGGACGGCAACTCGCAGGACATCGCCACCTCGATCGGGTCCGTGTACGGCCCCGACGCCGAGAAGGCGTTCCTCCCGCTGTGGCGGAAGCACATCGGGATGGCGGTCGACTACACG
It includes:
- a CDS encoding MFS transporter, which encodes MAGAVPMPTAQVDTRSVYRPVRELSLLALSQVMAMTLWFSATAVLPALIAAWSLSATGAAWLTAAVQLGFVVGALGSAVFNLPDVLPPRRMLALSAVAGALVNLAVAWLADGIGAALVLRFLTGVCLAGVYPPGMKIAAGHSSGRGRGLAIGVLVGALTLGSAAPHLVAGLLDARGLSYPLVLTVSSALALMGAGIVGGLMHDGPYAPPPAPFDPRQLGRVLQNRAVLLANLGYFGHMWELYAVWAWLAVFLASAVGPGHPRTPRLAAFVIIGVAGAAGAVLGGWLADRIGRTTVTIGAMAISGACCVLSVWAYAAPLGLLLAFGIVWGASVIADSAQFSASVTELSQPAYMGTAITLQTSLGFALTLVTIWSLPLLAQHVGWRYVFLALAPGPFFGCWAMAALRRRPEATRLAGGRR
- a CDS encoding plastocyanin/azurin family copper-binding protein; translation: MTGWKTWTVATLAAWGLGVLDAPLPPGTPSAEGADGAVEIRIFSFKPSPLSVPKGTTVTWTNGDDITHTVTSGAPGKKDARFEGRLAGKGTTFAHTFSEPGTYQYHCERHQAMTGEIVVK